GATCGGGAAATTGAAAGAAGGTGATGAGGTTCAGCAGCTGAAGGTGGAAGCCGCCATGGCACGGGacgatttgaagaatttgaaggaGAGTGGGTACGCGATAgcggatgcgtttgtcgcaggACAGTTCTTGGGGATTCCGAATGAGTTGCACGAGCTTACTCCGGAGGGTGAGCATGGGGAAGTTCTGTTCGAGCGAACTGTTCAGCGGGATGACGTTGAGACGGTTGGTGAGGATTTTATTGAAGAATACGACTCGACCTGCTACTACATGACGCAGGACGCCGCCCTGATGGACCTGTTTCTTCCGATGAACTGCGCTGAGTTGTTCCAGGACGCTGGTTATGTTCTGTTTTCCAACCCGGACTTTGTGCGCACTGTGCTGGTGGAGGCGGCCCGCGAAGATCCCAACTCAATCTATTTGGTGAACGAAGAGGTCGAAATCGAAAATAAGCTCAATCTGTTACATCTCTGCGGAGGAGGTTCCATGCTGAGCTTCCTGGGATATCTGACGAAGTTGTCCGTATTCCCAACGGCACTTCCGCTGCGACTGGTTGCACCCGGTAAGCAGTACTTCTACGAGAAGATACAAACAAATGCGGTTCAGACAATGGCCGCCACGCGGGAAGCGCCAGAAGCGATCGAAATATTCGACGAAACAATCGAGTTGTACAAACGGTTTTACGATCAGTTCCAAATGAGCTATCGTCTAGTCAGAGTTCCAGCACATCTACTCGCTCCAGCTCAAGCTATGCGCGTGGACGTTCAAGTCTACAGTCCAAAGGAGCGAGATTTCGTCAAGATAGCAGACGTTGCGTACTACTCGGACTTTATCAGCAAAAGGATTGCATTCAACTATCACGAAGGAAAGACGCAGAAGTTTCCGCACATGGTTTCGGGTTGTGGGTTGCGAGCGATCGACCTGATAAAGATTCTTCTTCAGCATGGCGTTCGCTTTAAGGATCTTGGCTTTCTCAACTTGTAAAAAAATCGGGGTAGAATAAAAGTCTGTTTTCGTTAgtctacaaaaatacaataactaTCGTTGTTTAACTGTTAACAAGGAAAGAAAACATTAATAAGATGTAATAACAGGACGATAAAGCTCTCTTGGATTCGTTAAATATATATTCGTGTTGTTAAAAGCTCTTGCTTTAAGCTGATGCTCGCTGACTTAGCCAAACGATCGTCGTACCGGTAGCTCAGCTATCTGCGGTGACATTCCGGGAAGACCTTCGGATTTCCACGTTTGAATCACATTGCTCGTTGTTAGCACGACTAGGTGTTGATGTTTCGAGAAGATTAGGCTGAAAGTTGAACGAGCGTTAGTAAAAGCAGAGCTTCCTTCAATGCCGTCTACCAACCTCTTGATCCCAAAGGCGTCGTACGGATTCATGGTGATCTCTCGCACCAGCGCCAAATTCCAGCTGCTAAACAGCCGAATAACCCCACTTTCCAGCCCCACAGCGATACAATTAACTCCACAGCCTTCCTTGACCGCGGAATAGGATACTGCTACAACAGGGCTCTCCATAAACGTATGCTCCACGTACTTGGCGTTGATCGTGTGCAGCCGCAGCTGATCGCGACTCGACGCCATCGTAATGTTCACGTAGTCCAGGTTGTAGTTCTCCGTTACCTCGAAACTCTCGTCGTCCACCAGCGTAGACGTCTCGTTGGACGGCCGACTCACGGATCTCCGTGACGACTCCTGACTCGAGTGCACCGTCACGATATCACCCAAAGTTGGGCTGATACACACCAAGCTGATCTTGGAGTTGATCACGTTCACCGGTTTCGGAATCTCCCTTACGTAACTCAGCGTGTTGTAGTCCCAAATCGCCGCCGTTCCGTCCATGCTCACACTGACAACAATCTTAAACTCGGTAGAAATCGCGATTGCTGTAATCTCCGCCCTATGCTTGATCAGAACCACCGGGAAGTTCCACTTAACCGGAACAGGTCCGACCGTTTCCTCTCCATCGTCATCCCCCTCCAACCTCCTTCTCCAATTGGCACTCTTCCGCCCAATCCACTTACGGAACGAACTCGATCGCGTCCTCGTCACCGCCGGTTGGATATTATGGTTAAAGAATGATACCTTCCGAACCTGCTTCTGCTGAAACACAGCGATGCGTCCCGATCGATGGCCGAACCAAATGTCCGCACAGTTTGGATCACTACCGCAAGCCGTTATCGGATCCACGTTCGTGTTGTACACCAACTCGGACGATCGAGCGTCACTCTCGTGGATCGACCTGAACCTCACCACATTGTCCACCTTGCCCCAGTCGATGAAGTAATACCCCCTGGATTGCGGTCCGCGGAAGATGTTCGTTCGGTCCGGTATCCCAACAATCCGGTTACCATCCAGCTGAACCAGCGTCGCCAAGCTACCCACCACCGTCTTGATATCCACGATCTTCGGGTTTGGAAGCACCGGCGTGCCGCTGTACAGTCCCCACTTTAACCCAGTGACACTGTCGATCACCTCCGGCGGATTCGCTCCCAGCGGAGCAACCAAATTCGGCTGCGGATGCGGACTGTCAAACAGCTGGCGTGGCATCTGCCCGTAAGTCTTGATCATCGTTTCCAGCGCCAGCTTCTCAACGGGATCGTCAATGTCGGACGCATTAAAGGAAGCATATGTCGCCGGATGAAACACGTTGATCGCTTCGACCGCCGCGGGACCAACCTGTTTATACCCAAAGGTCAGATCGATCCAGTGACATATCCGGCGGCGAACGTGGTCCGACTCGAGCGCTTGTCGATGGATCAGCACAAACAGTCGAGCCGATTGATGACTCCACTGTGGCAGCTCAACGTGGTTGACGGGTTCGCCGGACTGGCGATTGCCAAAATCGAACCCTTCAAGATTCTCCAGAAACTCCGGGCAAGAGTAAAACTCCGGAATCAGCTCCTTGACGTCAGTCGGAGAATCACGACTTGCCAGCTTCCACGTGGTACCCAGCGAGTGGAACGTCCTGTCCGGAATGTCGAAGCTGTTGTCCTGGTACTGCAGGAACAACGACGTAAATGGTAGCATCCGTACCAAGAAATGCAGCACCGTGCCAGAGTTGGAGTAGTGCGAGCTGTAATGGTACGGATGTATCTTCCGATTGGCCGTCGAATCATTCTCCGACTGCTTCAGATAATTGTAGTTGTTGATGTAATGCTTCTCCAGATCTTTAAACTGCACGGCAATTGGCTTTTCCAGATTACGGAAGCTCCTCTCCAGCAAAAGGTCCAACATGCTGCTTTCGTAGTCCGCCAATATCCAGGGAAACACCGGATACTGCATCAGATCGTGGTAACTCCGTCCGGATATCTGGTTCAAATGCATCAGATACTCCCAGTTGCTGAGAAAACCTTCCTTCCACAGCTGTGTTTGAGCTTCCAACTCTTGGCGTCCTTCTCGTTGAACCAGATCCTGGAAGAATCCGGCGAATACCTCTCGCTCCAACATGCGATCAAACACCAAAAACAGTGACCTTCCACTGCGCAGGAAAATCTCAACTGCCGTTTCC
This is a stretch of genomic DNA from Culex pipiens pallens isolate TS chromosome 1, TS_CPP_V2, whole genome shotgun sequence. It encodes these proteins:
- the LOC120414267 gene encoding serine--tRNA synthetase-like protein Slimp, which encodes MLKLRHMLRRTFSSALYITGDKAKEQYAPLVPYLDFKSKLADLEDLRRNLRARRYQLDFEALVNQWNLYRSVELRKRDIESRRLELRNQIGKLKEGDEVQQLKVEAAMARDDLKNLKESGYAIADAFVAGQFLGIPNELHELTPEGEHGEVLFERTVQRDDVETVGEDFIEEYDSTCYYMTQDAALMDLFLPMNCAELFQDAGYVLFSNPDFVRTVLVEAAREDPNSIYLVNEEVEIENKLNLLHLCGGGSMLSFLGYLTKLSVFPTALPLRLVAPGKQYFYEKIQTNAVQTMAATREAPEAIEIFDETIELYKRFYDQFQMSYRLVRVPAHLLAPAQAMRVDVQVYSPKERDFVKIADVAYYSDFISKRIAFNYHEGKTQKFPHMVSGCGLRAIDLIKILLQHGVRFKDLGFLNL